The genomic interval AGAATCGCCGAGCTTCCTTATCTTTGCATCACCGCCACCAAACTGATAGCCGTTGTACTTGGGGTTATTAAACAGTTTATCGAAACGCGGATCCGTTGGCTTTTCACCATTGATGAGCAGATATTTCGGCGCGATGGAAATGGTTTCGCCAGGCAGTCCAACCATGCGCTTGATGTAATACGCATCCTTACGAACCTGCGGGTGGGTCAGTTCACGGGTATCAAAAACCGCGATATCCCCCCTCTTCGGCCGAACAAAATTATATTTGATTCGATTGACCAGAATGTAGTCGCCACTTTTGATGATTCCGTCAAACAGGATTTCCCCTTCTTTGATATATCTGTTGGCGACCGACTGGAGGAAGTGTTTTTCTTGTTCGTGCCACAAATTTATCGGTACTTTATGCGGGAGATTATTAATGAAAAAAATGGCTTCCGACTGACTTTTAGTAGCCTGAAGATCGAATTTGGTTCCATTATTAATTGTGCGCACGAAACCACTTGTTTTTGCTGGCACAACAGAGTGCTTTTCTCCAAAGAGCACCATGTTCGCAATGGTTGCTAGCGGATTATTCGCCTTAATTGCCGGTTCAGCTTGCACAGTAATTCCGTAAAGCGTCGGTTGCATGGAGCCGGTCGGGATTTTAAA from Kiritimatiellaceae bacterium carries:
- the lepB gene encoding signal peptidase I; the protein is MRTGEQVARAARKSGEGELMEVAGTAVIKACENVAPPKKHPKVRENVEVLFVAIAAAMAIRAYFLQPFKIPTGSMQPTLYGITVQAEPAIKANNPLATIANMVLFGEKHSVVPAKTSGFVRTINNGTKFDLQATKSQSEAIFFINNLPHKVPINLWHEQEKHFLQSVANRYIKEGEILFDGIIKSGDYILVNRIKYNFVRPKRGDIAVFDTRELTHPQVRKDAYYIKRMVGLPGETISIAPKYLLINGEKPTDPRFDKLFNNPKYNGYQFGGGDAKIRKLGDSMKLGNDEYLFFGDNTLNSLDGRYFGAVNRRQILGPAFFVCWPFDRAGFADANH